In Aestuariibaculum lutulentum, one DNA window encodes the following:
- a CDS encoding SPFH domain-containing protein: MLFSIPVFLFLGLVILFFSFFTVKQQTAAIIERFGKFQSIRHSGLQLKIPLIDTVSGRLSLKIQQLDVLVETKTLDDVFVRLKISVQYKVIKDKVYDAFYKLDYPHDQITSYVFDVVRAEVPKMKLDDVFVKKDDIALAVKAELNDAMLDYGFDIIKTLVTDIDPDPQVKAAMNRINAAEREKTAAQYEGDAQRILIVEKAKAEAESKRLQGQGIADQRREIARGLEESVDVLNRVGINSQEASALIVVTQHYDTLQAIGGETNSNLILLPNSPQAGSNMLNDMVASFTASNQIGEAMKENKKKNS; the protein is encoded by the coding sequence ATGTTATTCTCAATACCTGTTTTTCTATTCTTAGGACTTGTTATCCTATTTTTTTCGTTCTTTACAGTTAAACAACAAACAGCTGCTATTATAGAGCGTTTTGGTAAATTTCAAAGTATTCGTCATTCCGGGTTACAATTGAAGATTCCATTAATCGATACGGTTTCAGGACGCTTAAGTTTAAAAATTCAACAGCTGGATGTTTTGGTAGAAACTAAAACCTTAGACGACGTATTTGTTCGTTTAAAAATATCTGTACAATACAAAGTCATAAAGGATAAAGTTTACGATGCGTTCTATAAGCTCGATTATCCGCACGACCAAATAACCAGTTATGTTTTTGACGTGGTTCGTGCCGAAGTTCCTAAAATGAAACTGGATGATGTATTCGTAAAAAAAGATGACATCGCCTTGGCTGTAAAAGCTGAATTAAACGATGCCATGCTTGATTACGGTTTTGATATTATTAAAACCTTGGTTACCGATATCGATCCGGATCCACAAGTTAAAGCAGCTATGAACCGTATTAATGCTGCAGAACGTGAAAAAACAGCTGCTCAATATGAAGGTGATGCACAACGTATTTTAATTGTTGAAAAAGCAAAAGCAGAAGCTGAAAGTAAGCGTTTACAAGGACAAGGTATTGCCGATCAGCGTCGTGAAATTGCACGTGGTTTAGAAGAATCGGTTGATGTTTTAAACCGAGTAGGCATCAATAGCCAGGAAGCTTCAGCTTTAATTGTAGTAACACAACATTACGATACCTTACAAGCCATAGGAGGTGAAACCAATAGCAACTTAATTCTGCTACCAAATTCACCACAAGCAGGTAGCAATATGCTTAATGATATGGTGGCAAGCTTTACGGCAAGCAATCAAATTGGTGAAGCTATGAAAGAAAACAAGAAGAAAAATTCATAA
- a CDS encoding response regulator yields the protein MNNIRLIIADDHELFRNGLTELLKKYDDVTVVKSVADGKEFMKTIEEYDDIDIVLLDITMPNMDGFQVLKKMKSLNTKIKPVIISMHNDGNYIAKCAKSGAYGYLLKNTDQEELIKVIRIVNQGNKYFSPSITEKMINFMSVQNVSENLLSKKEKEVLGLIAEGLTTKEIAAQLFVSSRTIETHRANVLKKLEVKNTAELIKKATQLNLI from the coding sequence ATGAATAATATTAGACTTATTATAGCAGACGACCACGAATTATTCAGAAATGGTTTAACAGAGTTATTAAAAAAATACGACGATGTTACCGTTGTAAAAAGTGTGGCTGATGGTAAGGAGTTTATGAAAACTATTGAGGAGTATGATGATATTGATATTGTACTTTTAGATATTACCATGCCTAATATGGATGGTTTTCAGGTATTGAAAAAAATGAAGAGTTTAAACACTAAAATAAAGCCTGTAATCATCTCAATGCACAACGATGGTAATTATATTGCTAAATGTGCTAAGAGTGGTGCTTATGGCTATTTATTAAAGAATACAGATCAGGAAGAATTGATTAAAGTCATTCGTATTGTAAATCAGGGAAACAAATATTTTAGTCCGAGTATTACAGAAAAGATGATCAATTTCATGTCTGTTCAGAATGTGAGTGAAAATCTGCTTTCTAAAAAAGAAAAGGAAGTTTTAGGACTTATAGCTGAAGGTCTTACCACTAAAGAAATAGCAGCCCAACTCTTTGTAAGCAGCAGAACCATAGAAACGCATCGCGCCAATGTTTTAAAGAAACTAGAGGTAAAAAATACTGCCGAATTAATAAAAAAAGCGACCCAGTTAAATTTAATATAG
- a CDS encoding sensor histidine kinase yields the protein MSIRTLILVIMNSLIFLVVLVLSVTFYYQFSKVLDDRILLQLNSIKTLKKVQIEKLIDDEWLEFNTEFANNDSLVSVDTSDVILPKNRQFKSGIYDLTGYSKTGKTAIGLILNKGGRMVFKVVDYNKIKSILLERTGMGNTGESYLVGEDLKMRSPSRFYPDSLPSKIKVETNGVISAFAGNEGRAVIKDYRDVDVYSLFSAIKISNLHLAILSEIDTSEVNAPLIKLKVRLFELILITMLIAVVLSLFLTKIITRPIINMQKSLKIMASGDYNQTSTFRKNSTEINEMFEALDNLKKSLQGAVKFSNEMGELNLNTEYVPKGNNDLLGKSLLKMRDKLIEFRNNENRNRMNTKRLLVDGLENERQRLSRELHDGIGPLLTSLKFYIENRIESRKKRTEMKQLLDATISEIRSMSNDLMPSTIDDFGVGAALSNFVESIKQSSDIDIEFEDLTNSENSKITKNQAINLFRIGQELINNTLKHANASQIRLTLSEFENFISFFYFDNGKGFDLNTVKLGSGIINIKERVEICQGDIDINSKEGRTTFEIELPINNE from the coding sequence AGTTTTCAAAAGTTTTAGACGATAGAATATTACTTCAGTTAAATTCTATAAAAACCTTGAAAAAGGTACAGATTGAAAAATTAATAGACGACGAATGGCTTGAATTTAATACTGAGTTTGCAAATAATGACAGCCTTGTTTCAGTCGATACTTCTGATGTTATTCTTCCAAAAAACAGACAATTTAAATCTGGTATTTACGATTTAACAGGATATAGTAAAACTGGAAAAACGGCCATTGGCTTAATTTTGAATAAAGGAGGAAGGATGGTTTTTAAAGTTGTTGATTACAATAAAATAAAATCTATTCTTTTAGAGCGTACCGGTATGGGAAATACGGGTGAATCTTATCTGGTAGGAGAAGATTTAAAGATGCGTTCGCCATCACGTTTTTATCCCGATTCGTTACCGTCTAAAATTAAAGTCGAAACCAATGGTGTTATAAGTGCTTTTGCAGGAAATGAAGGCAGAGCTGTTATAAAAGATTATCGTGACGTTGATGTGTACAGCCTTTTTAGTGCGATTAAAATTTCAAATCTTCATTTAGCTATTCTTTCGGAAATCGACACAAGTGAGGTTAATGCACCATTAATAAAATTAAAGGTTAGGCTCTTTGAGTTAATTTTAATAACTATGCTTATCGCTGTTGTATTATCATTGTTTCTGACTAAAATTATTACAAGGCCAATTATAAATATGCAGAAGAGTCTTAAAATTATGGCTTCTGGTGATTATAATCAAACCAGTACATTCCGTAAAAATTCAACCGAAATTAATGAGATGTTCGAAGCCTTGGATAACCTTAAAAAGTCCTTGCAAGGTGCCGTTAAATTCTCGAATGAAATGGGTGAATTAAATTTGAATACAGAGTATGTACCTAAAGGTAATAACGATTTGTTAGGGAAAAGTTTGTTGAAAATGCGTGATAAACTTATTGAGTTTCGTAACAATGAAAATAGAAACAGAATGAATACAAAACGTTTGCTCGTTGATGGCTTGGAAAACGAAAGACAACGTTTATCTCGCGAGCTTCACGATGGTATTGGCCCTTTGTTAACCTCGTTAAAATTTTATATAGAAAATCGTATTGAAAGTAGAAAGAAACGAACAGAAATGAAGCAGCTTTTAGATGCCACAATTTCTGAAATTCGCTCCATGTCTAATGATTTAATGCCTTCTACTATTGACGATTTTGGAGTAGGAGCGGCTTTATCTAATTTTGTTGAAAGTATAAAACAGTCCTCAGATATCGATATTGAATTTGAAGATTTAACCAATTCTGAAAATAGTAAAATCACAAAAAATCAGGCTATCAATCTTTTTAGAATCGGACAGGAACTTATTAATAACACATTGAAGCATGCCAATGCATCACAAATTCGATTAACTTTATCTGAATTCGAAAATTTTATTTCCTTTTTTTATTTTGATAATGGAAAAGGTTTCGATTTAAATACGGTTAAATTGGGTTCTGGAATTATTAATATTAAGGAGCGGGTAGAAATTTGTCAAGGCGATATTGATATTAATTCCAAAGAAGGTAGAACAACTTTTGAAATAGAATTACCTATAAACAATGAATAA